From one Rosa rugosa chromosome 4, drRosRugo1.1, whole genome shotgun sequence genomic stretch:
- the LOC133742315 gene encoding large ribosomal subunit protein eL38-like translates to MAKQIHEIKDFLLTTRIEGWTTCTFKRMKDAMKFKVRCSKYPYSICVFDFEKANKLKQSLSPGLSVQDL, encoded by the coding sequence ATGGCGAAGCAAATTCATGAGATCAAGGACTTCCTCCTTACTACAAGAATTGAAGGATGGACGACGTGTACGTTTAAGAGAATGAAGGATGCTATGAAGTTCAAGGTTCGGTGCTCAAAGTACCCATACAGCATTTGCGTGTTTGATTTCGAGAAGGCAAACAAGTTGAAGCAATCTCTTTCTCCAGGCTTAAGCGTGCAGGACCTATGA